In Kaistella faecalis, a genomic segment contains:
- a CDS encoding pyridoxamine 5'-phosphate oxidase family protein, with protein sequence MSTENLTQAEAAKKLKELSEKAGTCMFCTDLETLPINTRPMSLRETDEEGNLWFLSSSDSNKNFEIADDNRVQLLFMNNSDYEYLSVFGKAFVYKDRAMIEEKWTRIANAWFEEGKDDPKVTVIRVTPDETYYWDTKAGKLVSFVTFAAAALTGIKTDNSDGVEGNLNI encoded by the coding sequence ATGTCTACCGAAAATTTAACCCAGGCGGAAGCTGCTAAAAAGTTGAAGGAACTCTCTGAAAAAGCCGGAACCTGCATGTTTTGTACCGACCTTGAAACTTTACCGATCAATACCCGCCCAATGAGTCTGCGCGAAACTGACGAAGAAGGAAATTTATGGTTTCTGAGCAGTTCCGACAGCAATAAAAATTTTGAAATTGCCGATGATAACCGCGTACAGCTGCTTTTTATGAATAACAGTGATTACGAATATCTTTCAGTTTTCGGGAAAGCTTTTGTTTACAAAGACCGCGCAATGATTGAGGAGAAGTGGACCAGAATCGCAAATGCATGGTTTGAGGAAGGAAAAGATGACCCAAAAGTTACGGTCATCCGTGTAACTCCAGATGAAACATATTATTGGGACACCAAAGCGGGAAAACTGGTATCATTCGTAACCTTCGCCGCAGCCGCGCTTACGGGAATTAAAACTGATAACAGTGACGGTGTAGAAGGAAATTTGAACATTTAA
- a CDS encoding STAS/SEC14 domain-containing protein, translating into MITIIPDTPENVAAFKASGEITREDFENLVIPHVKTKVNTFNELNYLLLLDTDLNNFTAGAWLQDALLGLQNITKWNRAAIVTDKKAVQNFTEIFSVLMPGEFRSFDKDDLYNAICWCAEGKQKDI; encoded by the coding sequence ATGATAACTATCATTCCTGATACACCGGAAAATGTTGCCGCGTTTAAGGCCAGCGGAGAAATCACCCGCGAGGATTTTGAAAACCTTGTAATCCCTCATGTAAAAACTAAAGTCAACACCTTCAATGAACTCAATTATTTACTTCTCCTCGATACCGACCTGAATAATTTCACTGCAGGAGCCTGGCTTCAGGATGCACTATTGGGACTGCAAAACATCACCAAATGGAACCGTGCCGCGATTGTGACTGATAAAAAAGCGGTGCAGAATTTTACAGAAATTTTCAGCGTGTTGATGCCGGGTGAATTCAGATCATTTGATAAAGATGATTTATACAATGCGATTTGCTGGTGCGCTGAAGGAAAGCAAAAAGATATTTAA
- a CDS encoding NAD(P)/FAD-dependent oxidoreductase, which produces MDLKSNEPFWLVKNGILESYPSLKNDENCDVLVIGGGITGSLIAHQMIKDGYKTILIDKREVANGSTSATTSMLQYEIDVPLFELTEMIGENGAVASYNACSKSIDDLEKISDEIKSTAGFERKKSLYFATKRKDLPWLKKEFEARKSAGFKVKWLDADEVQEQFGLEKTFGGILSNQGASVDAFILAHELLAFNVKKGLQIFDKTEMKSVKYHPDFNEVFTTEGFKIKTKKIIYCIGYESKDLIKEDFVQLKSTFAVVSEREKSLPGKLDKMLFWNTDEPYLYMRTTDDGRLLIGGGDEDFLNPQKRDKIIGNKEKEILKNLKKVLPEYQFYTDFTWAGTFGETKDGLPYIGEHQKFKNSYFVLGFGGNGITFSVTGMEMASAFMKNTSHPLSQYFKFGR; this is translated from the coding sequence ATGGATCTGAAATCTAACGAACCTTTCTGGTTGGTGAAAAATGGCATTCTGGAATCTTATCCTTCTTTGAAAAATGACGAAAATTGTGATGTCCTTGTAATCGGCGGCGGAATTACCGGAAGTTTAATTGCGCACCAAATGATAAAAGACGGTTATAAAACAATTCTGATTGATAAGCGTGAAGTTGCCAACGGAAGTACATCTGCAACCACTTCCATGTTACAGTATGAAATCGATGTACCTTTGTTTGAACTTACCGAAATGATTGGTGAAAATGGTGCGGTAGCAAGTTACAATGCCTGTTCGAAATCAATTGACGATCTGGAGAAAATTTCGGACGAAATAAAATCAACCGCGGGTTTCGAAAGGAAGAAGTCTCTGTATTTTGCCACAAAAAGAAAAGACTTGCCTTGGCTTAAAAAAGAATTCGAAGCCAGAAAATCTGCTGGATTCAAGGTGAAATGGTTGGATGCTGATGAAGTTCAGGAACAGTTCGGTCTCGAAAAAACCTTTGGCGGGATTCTGTCCAATCAGGGAGCAAGTGTTGATGCTTTCATTTTGGCGCACGAACTTCTGGCATTTAATGTTAAAAAAGGCCTGCAGATATTTGATAAAACGGAAATGAAATCAGTAAAATATCACCCTGATTTTAATGAAGTCTTCACCACGGAAGGTTTTAAAATAAAGACGAAAAAAATAATTTACTGCATCGGCTACGAAAGTAAAGATCTCATTAAAGAAGACTTTGTTCAGTTGAAAAGTACTTTTGCTGTGGTTTCCGAGAGGGAAAAATCTCTACCCGGAAAGTTGGATAAAATGCTTTTCTGGAACACCGATGAGCCTTATCTTTATATGAGAACCACGGATGACGGGCGACTTTTAATCGGTGGAGGTGACGAAGACTTTCTAAACCCGCAAAAACGGGACAAAATAATAGGCAATAAAGAAAAAGAAATTCTCAAAAATCTTAAAAAAGTACTGCCCGAATATCAGTTTTACACCGATTTTACCTGGGCCGGAACTTTCGGAGAAACAAAAGACGGACTGCCTTATATCGGAGAACATCAGAAGTTTAAAAACTCTTATTTTGTTTTAGGTTTTGGCGGAAACGGCATCACATTTTCGGTGACGGGAATGGAAATGGCGTCGGCATTTATGAAAAATACATCTCATCCGCTTTCTCAATATTTTAAATTCGGACGCTAA
- a CDS encoding ligase-associated DNA damage response exonuclease, which yields MKLVEFTSKGIYCIPGKFYLDPWRPVDLAVISHGHGDHAKWGMKKYLCHHFTKPILQHRIGPDIDVQSLGYNEEITINGVKLSFFPAGHIVGSCQIRLEYKGYVTVFSGDYKVQDDGLSTPFELVKCNEFITESTFGLPIYNWLSPEQYAVQMQNWHATNHEHGKTSVFIGYSLGKAQRIMKALEGSGKIYVHSSIAKINEAIESVGIELPEYETVYFNDDLKKVNGEIVIVPPALLDSNMIRKTPNRATGLCSGWMQVRGSRRWRSADAGFAISDHADWQGLLDTVKATGAEKVHVTHGQTAVFSKYLNELGIEAYEVKTNYGDEETEEKEIFENKDEKENS from the coding sequence GTGAAACTTGTAGAATTCACCAGCAAAGGCATTTACTGCATCCCGGGAAAATTTTATCTCGATCCGTGGCGACCTGTGGATCTGGCGGTGATTTCCCACGGGCACGGCGATCATGCTAAGTGGGGAATGAAAAAATATCTGTGTCATCACTTCACCAAACCGATTTTGCAGCACAGAATCGGTCCTGATATCGACGTTCAGTCTCTTGGTTATAACGAAGAAATTACCATCAACGGAGTTAAACTTTCATTTTTTCCGGCTGGTCATATCGTTGGCTCTTGTCAGATCCGGTTAGAATACAAAGGTTATGTTACCGTATTTTCAGGTGATTATAAAGTTCAGGATGACGGACTTTCAACTCCTTTCGAACTGGTGAAATGCAATGAGTTTATTACTGAAAGTACTTTTGGATTACCGATTTACAACTGGCTTTCTCCGGAACAGTATGCGGTTCAGATGCAAAACTGGCACGCCACTAATCATGAACATGGAAAAACTTCAGTTTTCATCGGTTACTCACTCGGTAAAGCACAGCGGATCATGAAAGCACTTGAAGGGAGCGGAAAAATCTACGTTCACAGTTCTATCGCAAAAATTAATGAAGCAATAGAATCAGTAGGAATAGAGCTTCCTGAGTACGAAACAGTTTATTTTAATGATGACTTAAAGAAAGTAAACGGCGAAATTGTAATTGTTCCGCCGGCTTTGCTGGATTCCAATATGATCCGTAAAACTCCGAACCGTGCAACAGGATTGTGTTCAGGCTGGATGCAGGTCCGCGGTTCCAGAAGATGGCGTTCTGCAGATGCTGGTTTCGCTATTTCTGATCATGCCGACTGGCAGGGACTTTTAGATACTGTAAAAGCAACCGGTGCCGAAAAAGTTCACGTAACTCACGGTCAGACTGCGGTTTTTTCAAAATATTTAAATGAACTCGGCATCGAAGCCTATGAAGT